In the genome of Crassostrea angulata isolate pt1a10 chromosome 6, ASM2561291v2, whole genome shotgun sequence, the window TATAATGATGCACAGTTGTTTTATTCATAGTAACTGgagttaaatatagttttaaagTTCTTTTGTcctaatgcaaataaaaaaatactttatacatgtattgaataaacAGATAACGTGATATGCCTTgtcaaatatttattcattatgctTGATTATTGATCTTACATATAATACCCGGTTTTATATCagacatatattttttagaaacgggtaaaaaagctattttttaaatcaatgtctACCTTTGCAAAGTCTTCAATGAATACTCGccaaaattgttcatttttatcttttcaatTTATAGTTgatacaatcaattttttttggtcaagaCAAAGGTTTTGCCATTGGAAAGTTGTAGTGTTGTGTGGCGgtcatatacaatttttttttcaaaagcgtACAGTCATATCAGGACACGTACCGATAAAAAAAGGACTCCTCTATCTCATATCAAGAATAAGGAAGTGCCATATATAATTCCATCTAAACATGTTTTTCATCGCTACCTAACATGACCACACATTGTACATCTCTTTtgaacatctctctctctctctctctctctctctctctctctcagagaaaTTGCAATGAATGATGCATAAAACAGGTAACATATGTGAGGATAGAAAGTGGGGTAAAAACATTTCACTTCTATTGCATGTGCATAAAAATAGGTCTGTATGTTGaaccaaaaacataaaaaaagatcATATACTTCAAAGAAATAAGCGCGCCCCCCCcacccaaaaaaaaattactattatGTTTCGTATCTAATGCGATAAGCCTTTAAAGCATGATACACAACTGATTTATATGGTGTTATATATGGAACTTCTGATCTTGCCTTATTGTCACCTGTGGTAATTTTTTTGATTGAATAACTTTTTCTTAGAAACTCATTTTTGTTTCGTATGAAAAGTTGCGTTTAGGAGTGTGCAATTTTCCTCAATCTCCACAATTTACAAACATCGatacaaaagaaaattgatCAAGATCATACAAAAAGATTACAAAATCATTTAtgatatcagaaacaaaacaaaatgcttTAAACATAagttttatttggtttttttttttcttttttattatatatatattttgaaggcattgttttttttacgaCGTAGAAAGTTGATAGAAGGTTGATAAGTGCTGGAAGAAACGAAAACGTCACGgtataaataactttttacatCTTTGTGTACACCTTAACATCCACGCTAGATGTGTTAACCGTTTCTTTTGGAGGAAGAATCAACTTTCCGTGTAACTGAACTCACCTTTGATCTAAGGTTTCAAAAGGACCTACATACTTGTATATTTCCTTTAAAACTACTTCTTGGATAGGTCAAGTCTATCTGATTGATATGCCCAAATCAATCTACTGGACCTAGATTCCTCCCCACACTTAGGAGGCCAATCAATATCAAAATCGACATCCGCAAGACAAGGGGAAGGGGTCaagataaattattttgaacaccaaaaattcaatttgtacGTCATTCAAATCAATTCTTTTTGCAAAAGAAACACCTGGCTCTTCATCTATCGCACCATGATTATTCTACCGCTAACCAAATGAGATTGATTTAAGATCCAGTGTGGAGTCATTATGCAAAGTGGCACATATATCAAACTCTTTAATTGTTTCGGATTTACCTCAAAAGACTTTTCACCATTGACCTCCTTGTCTCTTGTTCTGACAATGCAGAGACGATGTCCTgaatctgaaaagaaaaaaaatgcaatccTATAAGACAATTAAACCGCAGTTTACTAATATGCAATTTGCACATGATTCATTAACAAGACCATATTTGCTTTTGCAATTCCTTAATATCTTTCTTTTGCAATATGGACAGTCAAAATTCAATCTAGAAAAAATTTCTGTCAATCTATAAAAATCAACtgaatcattttcaaataacaATTGCTAGTAAaccaaatttattatttatttctgtatACTACTCTATGAAATCTACGCTTTTAcatcttttatatcttttaaattcaTATCTTAATGTCTGAGTGCACATTACAACATTATTGGGTTCAACTGGTTCCTACCAATTCATTATCTAAGGGTCAACAAGCACGTGATGTAATAGGACAACAAGCTTGTTTCGGAAAACAATCACCGATTCATTAACTTGTAAGAATTTGCGAGAAGGTTTAACACACTCAAAGAAAACTAAAAATAGTAACACCCATACACACACATagagatatttttaatgattatgtaAATGTATCTTAAAATACACAGCTTCTGTAGTTCAAATGAAACCGATATAAAGTTTAAATCAGTGATTAAAAAATCACAGAGTAGAAGGTAATTATTaacatatttgatatatttcacaAACATGTGAACAAATCTCAAGAAGAATGATGATTGTGTTGaatgtataatattatttaaatgtttgaaatttcCATTCATAATTTCTTCTTTCTATTTCCAGAAATGCGGATGTGCAGTAAGTATTCTTAATCTTACTACAAACTTAATATCTCCATTATACACACGTATGGCTTTACTGCACAAATTCATTGCATTCCATCGTTCTATATCTTCACTTCTTGTAAAGCGAATTCTTAAGTAACACgtttgcaaaaaatatataccagAGTGGATGTTACCAGCATTTTAGCTGGGGTCATCTGTCTTTATTCTATCATATAAATGTCGTATTAGATACTAAATGTTCTTGTCTGCtacaaataacaataaaaacagatgATTTACAACCAAACCCGATGAAATAGAATGTTGCAAGAAAtgtaaaagatttatttttttcaataagatGGTTCTTTGCAAAATAGGTCAACCTCAGTCAAAACTATCATTGTGCGAATTACATCGAATAGAAGTTACTAGTAATCAGCAAGAATAAGGCGTCAGTTGGCTATAAAAtccatttcatttataagaAAAACTCTAAAATGTTATCAGGATGGAAAAGAAATACATTagatatttattctaaattaacGTAAAgtaaattagaaaaatatacacGTTCTATTAAAAGACACGCAGTGATGATCATGTGCAAACTGTCTGCGAGAAAGTCTTGGTTACCGTGAAATAGGGTTAATTAAGTTAGGCCATGTACGTACAACCAAATACTCTTAATACAATTAcactttacaaaaatattagtgaaagatgaaacaaatatacatttaacatgAATTACATAAATGtagaaaacaaataacaatgtTTAGGTATCTGTTTGTAAGAGAGAAATGTGTTCTAATTTATGAACTTTTCCTGTTCTTGAAGAGTTGCCCTCTCCCCTCTTTGCTTTATCTACATAATTTATATAATCTATAAAATCCATtccaaaaaatatctttatagtgtaaaatttattttgagtaGTTTTTCTTATCTTAATGATTAAATACATCTTTCCAATAAAGCATATATTGATATTCTtagtatttactttttcattttaaaaataaatgcccaCATGCACCTTCAATTACCACTTatgataataacatttttgaaaatttctcttgGTAAATGCATTTATCCTTTTCTACACTAAAATGCTTCGAATGAATATCAGTCTAAGAGTATTCAGTACATGATGAATATTCAAGGTTAGAAAATGATGTCCTAATATAGATTGGATACCTATAAGGTTTAAAGATTAACCCTTTCCACTTTATGATAACGTGAATTAAGCAGCCTTGATATAAAGAAACTTatcaaaataatcaaagtaaaaacaaactgaaatacaagtgtattaaacaaaaaacatgtcAGAATGTAACCTGAATTTAGTAACATAAGTTTTAAGAAAGATAACCTTTTGTCAAAAAAGATATTGCCGCACATTAAGCACTTATCTTTCAAAATGGattcaaaaattaattcaatcttCTTTATTATTGATAATGCATgataaagaataaaacaaaTCGATTGGAACTAAAACAAAGATGGAACACAAGACTGTcgtatttgaaagaaaataggAAGTTTTACCTCTTTAAACTCAGTGCATGTGCAAGTGACGATAAATTAGACATGACATCGGTCGCTTGTCGGTGTGTAACCTTGGGTTTTTCTAgagctaaatgtacattgtaaagcTCTATAAATCTTTTGTCATAATTATACTTTTTggttggaaaatattttaagttttacacCGTTACAGATGGAACTAAGTAAAGGAGACGAtttttggctgtttctttaaggatttaacgtactgatgtacattaatgGTAGTTGACTTTCTACATTCAATctattatttgttaaaaaaacatgttaatgtaaacaaaataaataggcTTTCTGTAACGCGGGTTATgtgttttttctgcaatgtagCCACCTTCATattccgcatgaatcaccaaagaaagtatttaaatgtttaatcacTCGCAGTAAAAAAACGGGTTCTTTATGTGTGTCACATTGCAATTACTGTCTTTAAATAGAAGCATAAAAATACCaaagtgagaaaaaaatatgatttaaagtaATTCGATGACTGTTTTTAGATACATTTAAAAGGTGTGCATCTTAAATTACTATATGCAGTCAAGATCAGTTCATTGATAAAGCCAAATTCCCTGACGGGGCCGTTTGCTTATGCTCTCTGTCATGCTGCAATGCTTACAATAATTTGCGCTTGCTTTATCATAAAGCGGaatggaaaattaatatttgtgtTGGATCAAACAAGATTTGCAACACATTTATATTCTTTAGACTATAGTGACTTCTAAGGAATTCATATATTGATGCGAGGTACACGGCAGGTATAGAaataacttatttataaaactttgagTTTTTTTTAGGACCAATCCAGAGTTGATTTTCAATAGTTTTAATGACAGTACATAACAGTAATTatccaaaaatatacataacacGAAGTGTATTTaagaactttttaaatcaaatacatgtatgctgtaCAACTGATTAAATCAAAAAGATTCCAGTGCTCTAAATGTTGCATACATAAAACGCAATATCATGAATTTATAGCAAAATGACATTACTTTCAGTAACATGGGGAACATGTCTATTCTATTATTAAACACCtcttaaatatttcatacacgtaaaaacttgaaagaaattgatttttgttaGATCGTTGTAGGAACTGTTACGATTTCTCATATGAATGAGTGTTCGAGACAAATtcacattattttaatttttagttaGATCTATCACTTTTTTTTCCCTCGTCGATGTGACATTTTGCAATTTTCGTTACTTTTACGCCAGACCGAGTTTCACTGGAATGCTTTACATTGTTTGACGTTATATCTACTGCTAATTTGAACGGCAAACATTATTTACACCTGACGAAGATTGAGAAGTAGTCTTCCGTGACTTAATTAATCGTACATCcagaactacatgtaattaattaaaaacactTGTTTCTAGTGCAACATTCACATACCAGATGTCAAGTTCATAATACATTGTAGCTACatgtcaaaacattttaataataacaGAACACCTAGTGTCATATCTTCTGGGTTTTATGATGTAAAGAAAGAAGGACAACTCTTATTTGGAATGCAAAACTCTAACATctgaatgtttttttaattaagcgTGTTGATTTTACTTATAAATTGAAGGTTATAATACtatcaattaaaatcattttcttttcgACATTCATTCTCGATTTCAGAAGTACATACCAGTATATATTTCTTAGAATTTTTCCATTCCACAGTatgaatgtacacattttgatatatacgatattttttaaacataagaGTTGTAATTGAAGTCTTCTTTCATTACATCGTTTCGTTACGTTATTCCACAAAACAATTCTTTAAGAAGCACAAACATCATGCATTATAAAACATTCAGCATTGAACTCTTGAACATGCATGGTACAAAAGTATTAATAGTTATAGAACTTGTTTCTAGACGTTTTGACCTTTGTCAgttcaatttaagaaaaaaaaagttaccaaacaaaaatacctttataatgtattttttgttgttaattttCAGTGATAGCAAAACAATCACTGAGCGACAGACCAGTGGGACCTGAAGGTATTTTTGGGGATTGCAAATGTTTTCGACCAGAAGAGGGCTGTCCAAAGTTTTGGTTTCGACAACCCCGAAACGTATGCCCCGGGGAAACAAGGGTCATCGAAGTTCCAGAAACGTATACAGATTACGAAATTTACCAAGAAGAGCGAATAATCTGGAAGGAAGTTCACAACCAGGGAGTGGTCGATGTACCCGTTGAAACATACAAGGAAGTAATGATACGACCAGCGATAGAAACCAAAACCTACGAAAAACAGGTGCGTCCTGTTTCCTTGGTTCCAGGGAAGAATTCACCCTCTGTGCCAGCTGTGGCCATGTCAGCACCCGTCGCTGTTCATCGTAAGGTGGATCCACCAGTGGTTGGGGTCGTCAAGAAGACCGAGATAAGAAAGCAACCCATTGTGAAGACCATGAGAAAACCCATTAAGACATACATCACCAGGAAAAGGCCAGTACAGAAAGTTAGAATACACTACAAGAAAATAGCGATCGAACATATAAATTGCTGTCCCAACTTGAAGTTTTGGTTCATCGATTTGCCTGTGGTTGTTGAAAACAACGAGGCATATGATCCGAACACTAGAGACGTGGTTCGGAAGTAGATAGGACAAATTCTGTCTCCTATAACTTTTTTGTGGTGATAGTAAAGCCACTTGGCCAACACTCcaattttgtttatctttcTGAATTTAAACTGCACAGAGAATAGCAAGAAAGGCAACCAAATTTTTTCAACGCACGTAATATcgtgtaaatttaattgaatatatattttcggtaacaaatttggaaaataatttCGAAatcgtgaaaaaaaaattacacaagaaaaaaaaaatagtcagCTTACTGTTTAAATGTTATTCGGTTTTATTGGTTTCTTTGTCAAGGAAAGGTGTAGCTAATAAATTGAAAGCTCTTGAAACAACTGCGAGATAATGTCTATTCGTATATCCTCCttgatatatatatgcattcacCTTATATGTACTAGTCCCTTATTGTTCGTGCTTTTCATTGTATCTGGAAGATTCATCCAATTGTAATGTCGATGATCTATTCAAATTACCATTTAGTTAAATATTATCCACACAGGGTATATTCGTATTCCGGTCTTGAAAGTTGATTCAGCATGTCCAcattaattgatatattttagcaCTGTAATCAAATACCACATTGTAAGTGACCATTTCATGTAACAAACGTCTATTTATTTGGTTTTAGTTATGTACAGAACTCATTGCCCCATCatctaaataaacaaaatgctgTATTTTTGAACTTCGTTCAGAAGTGTTTTATTTATGATGTGCATGCTACAAATGTTGTGTGTAAGAGAAAAATTATCTTGTGGATGTCTATTTAGCCATTAACATATTATGATATGTTATGTAACGGAGggtaaaaatacattaaaaaaaacagaataACAAAGAATTCGAGAGGAAAAAAGGGACACGAAAaggtcataaaaatatatgaagaaTTTATTGTTTCGACAACAAATACAGGCCTATTAGAATGCCTAGCCGAAAATGATGATGGTGTGTTGTCAtctgaaatgaataaaattgtcaaattttaccacaattttaaaaagaaatgttttcgTTTAGACTTGATATATAAAAACTTGCAAAACGAAAATTATaccattttaatattttaccgAATCTCGAACATTTCCTGAACTAGGACTCAAATTTGCAGCATCTTGTTTGATCGTTGGCACAGTCGCCATTTTCAAATTCGTCATATCCGCAATCTCTCTTGCAAGAGCAGTCTAGTTCAGGTCCCGGCCCGTATGCGGGGGGGTCATAGTAGTATGTCGGCTGgtcatacatgtagtactgATACTGGACCTCTCGCTCTTGTGGCTCTAAAAAATACgaggaagagaaaaaaaattgaaagtgaaattcaaacattctttgaagtaaaaaaaaaatggggctGATAAGAACATGccttcattgattttttaaacaaaatcaaatattaaagataaatatttaGTCATCATACTAAAATTTAAAACGTACTGACGCAATGAAAGGGAGTTAAAGCATGTCGGGTCTATATAATATACAGTTAGTAtataatataccggtacattTAGTTTATGTTGACAAGAAGTGTTaacacaattacatgtacatgtacgtatttaacaaaatctaaagctaaTTACTGTCGGGGTATGAACTTACGTATGCGCTTCTGAACAGGGACAGGTGCTTGATTTCGCTGGTTGATGATACGCCCATTATCGTCCACCCTCACCCCCCGACGCCCGGCCCCTCTCTGTCTCCCGCGGATTGCGCTACGCTTGTATCTGGAGGATGGAGATTCTGCAGCGTATCTGTCGGGACTGGCTTCTCTCTTGTATCTGGGTTCATATCGAGGCTCTGCAACAGCCTCTCTCTTGTATCTGGGTTCATAACGGGGCTCTGCAGCAGCAGCTTCTCTTTTGTATCTTGGCTCATATCGAGGCTCTGCAGCAGCCTCTCTCTTGTATCTGGGTTCATAACGGGGCTctgcagcagcagcagcagcagcagctcCTCTTTTGTATCTGGGCTCATATCGAGGCTCTGCAGCAGCCTCTCTCTTGTATCTGGGTTCATATCGAGGCTCAGCAGCAGCCTCTCTTTTGTACCTGGGCTCATAGCGAGGCTCTGCGGCGTATCTCTCAGGACTGGCTTCCCGCTTGTATCTTGGGTCATACCGGGGGTTCTCTAAAATCAAGTATCAAATGGAAATACGTATACAAGTGTATATTATCTGTCATTTGGGAAATGTATTCCTTGACTGCTGTAAAGGAAAATATTGACTTTAATAGATGTAGACCTGAACCCTGTCTATTTAGCCAGGGCACTACAGCAAGGCACCTGTATATGAATCTCAATGATTGACAAATAAGACATTTTATTTGTGGTTACAACTGTTTTACGGGCGTCCAGTAGACAACATATGTGACAGGTATTTGACTAAATTGGTCAGTATATCAACGCAATTGCAGAAGCGTGGTCAGATGagtataataaaaaatgaatcagAAATGGGTGCTCGACAACTTAACTTGTATAACCTGGTCAGGTATTTGACATGCTGGAGTGCGGATTTCGTACTTATACACATTACGGTACCACTCTCCTTGATTTCGAGTATTTGAACAtggacaaaattttattagataTTATGTATTCGGAAATTTGAACTTATGAAAAGGGTATAAAGAagcacaaaatatttaattcttttataaaataggttatattcaataaaaagctgaattataatttattcaaattatatttaatgatgTTTTTATCCAAATCAGAAATTCAAGATACAAGCAAAattgtgtgaatgaagttatgtTGCAGACTCTGTTTTGAACTTAAAATAGCACTAATTTGAAACAAACTGTAATTTTGCAATACTCTAAgcaagaaatgaaaacattttgttgaaatataGTTTATTTAGCGATGAACTGTCAAACAAAAGATGCAGTAGCGTAATTTTGTAATAGCTTAATAAAACTCTAAAATTAATcgattgtttttaataaaagtcAAACAATCAACGATTACTCGGTATGCAACAGATTATAACAAATTGTAAAAAGTAGATATTAAGtagattgaatatttaaaatgtcgcaaatatatttttaaaatagcatTTGAATTCTATCAATCTGTGAATAttagttagaaaaaaaaacttttttgcgGCATGTGTAGCTGCTCAAATCCAAAGTTTACAGCATTTATACAAAGCTTGGTTATCTGACATGAATTACGGTTATTTACTTATCAAATGGTTCTGCAAGTTGTAAATCTGGTATCATATTCCTAATGCCATTTCTTTCGAACACTTATCCGCTTTTCTCTatgaattaaatacatgtaccataacatttttttttaatatacgcAACAGACATATCCAAAACGATTGCATCActtaataatatttcaaaagcaTAACTGtttacattgtaaacaatagtATGGCTAATATATATAGTTGATACAACAGGTGAAGACTGAttcattcttaaaaataatcagTTACttttttgaaatctaaaaaGTGAAATCACAAAACATCTCGCAAGTAAAAcagttgtttaaaaataaacaatcagTTGACTGcagtaaataatttttaaaacatctggTTTGTGAAATTCATAGTGACTATTACTTGTTATACATTGTGCGTTTATCATGCTCTCAAAAGAAACTAATACTTAATAAAGGTTCTTCAACTCACCAGCCAAACAGATCTGCAACAAAGCTAGCAATCCTACAAGAGATATCAATTTATTCATGGTGACGATTTTTCGGTTGCCGGCCTTTCACGCAACGAAAGCTCCAGAGCAAATGTCTCAGAGTTTCAAGTTCTCTTAGCTTAAATAAAGAGTG includes:
- the LOC128190343 gene encoding uncharacterized shell protein 2-like, whose product is MFVVNIILIFYGCVTLICSVNAVTMHYEMRMCMIAKQSLSDRPVGPEGIFGDCKCFRPEEGCPKFWFRQPRNVCPGETRVIEVPETYTDYEIYQEERIIWKEVHNQGVVDVPVETYKEVMIRPAIETKTYEKQVRPVSLVPGKNSPSVPAVAMSAPVAVHRKVDPPVVGVVKKTEIRKQPIVKTMRKPIKTYITRKRPVQKVRIHYKKIAIEHINCCPNLKFWFIDLPVVVENNEAYDPNTRDVVRK
- the LOC128190344 gene encoding LOW QUALITY PROTEIN: adhesive plaque matrix protein-like (The sequence of the model RefSeq protein was modified relative to this genomic sequence to represent the inferred CDS: deleted 1 base in 1 codon); the protein is MNKLISLVGLLALLQICLAENPRYDPRYKREASPERYAAEPRYEPRYKREAAAEPRYEPRYKREAAAEPRYEPRYKRGAAAAAAAAEPRYEPRYKREAAAEPRYEPRYKREAAAAEPRYEPRYKREAVAEPRYEPRYKREASPDRYAAESPSSRYKRSAIRGRQRGAGRRGVRVDDNGRIINQRNQAPVPVQKRIQPQEREVQYQYYMYDQPHTTMTPPHTGRDLN